A genomic window from Flavobacterium lindanitolerans includes:
- the gap gene encoding type I glyceraldehyde-3-phosphate dehydrogenase → MSKVKLGINGFGRIGRIVFRETINRDNVEVVAINDLLDVEHLAYLLKYDSVHGRFAGKVEVKDGKLFVNDRLIRVTAEKDPSVLKWDEVGVDVVAECTGIFTTLEKANEHIKGGAKKVVISAPSADAPMFVMGVNHTKATAADTIVSNASCTTNCLAPLAKVINDNFGIVEGLMTTVHATTATQLTVDGPSRKDFRGGRAALLNIIPASTGAAKAVGKVIPELNGKLTGMSMRVPNADVSVVDLTVKLQKETTYEDIMKVLKNASETDYKGIIGYTEDDVVSQDFISDSRTSIVDAKAGIGLNSTFFKLVSWYDNEYGYSSKLIDLSVHIAQL, encoded by the coding sequence ATGTCAAAAGTAAAATTAGGAATAAACGGTTTCGGAAGAATTGGTAGAATCGTTTTCAGAGAAACCATAAATAGAGATAACGTAGAAGTAGTAGCCATTAACGACTTGTTAGATGTTGAACACCTGGCTTACCTTTTAAAATATGATTCTGTACACGGACGTTTTGCAGGAAAAGTTGAAGTAAAAGACGGAAAGCTTTTTGTAAATGACAGACTGATTCGTGTAACAGCAGAAAAAGACCCGTCTGTATTGAAATGGGATGAAGTGGGAGTAGATGTGGTAGCAGAATGTACCGGAATTTTCACAACTCTTGAAAAAGCCAATGAGCATATCAAAGGTGGAGCTAAAAAAGTTGTAATCTCTGCGCCATCTGCAGATGCTCCAATGTTTGTTATGGGAGTAAACCATACAAAAGCTACAGCGGCAGATACGATTGTTTCCAATGCTTCCTGTACAACAAACTGTTTGGCTCCATTGGCAAAAGTAATCAACGACAATTTTGGAATTGTTGAAGGATTGATGACAACGGTTCACGCTACAACAGCAACACAATTAACGGTTGATGGTCCTTCACGCAAGGATTTCCGTGGTGGAAGAGCAGCTCTTTTAAATATTATCCCGGCTTCTACAGGTGCTGCAAAAGCTGTAGGTAAAGTAATTCCGGAATTGAACGGAAAATTGACAGGTATGTCCATGCGTGTTCCAAATGCTGACGTTTCTGTAGTAGATTTAACCGTAAAACTTCAAAAAGAAACTACTTATGAGGATATCATGAAAGTATTGAAAAATGCTTCTGAAACAGACTATAAAGGCATTATCGGTTATACGGAAGACGACGTGGTTTCACAGGATTTTATCTCTGATTCCCGTACTTCTATCGTAGATGCTAAAGCCGGAATCGGATTAAATTCGACCTTCTTTAAGCTTGTTTCCTGGTATGATAACGAATACGGATACTCAAGCAAACTGATTGATTTATCTGTACACATCGCGCAATTGTAA
- the pfkA gene encoding 6-phosphofructokinase, with the protein MSKTIKKIGVLTSGGDSPGMNAAIRSVVRTCAYHNIECIGIYRGYQGMIEGDFKEMGPRSVNNIINKGGTILKSARSKEFMTEEGRKKAHSNLSAAGVEALVVIGGDGSFTGGLVFNKEYGFPIIGIPGTIDNDIFGTTHTLGYDTALNTVVEAIDKIRDTASSHNRLFFVEVMGRDAGHIALNAGIGAGAEEILIPEEDLGLDRLLESLRKSKLSGKSSSIVVIAEGDKIGKNVFELKDYVEENMPEYDVRVSVLGHMQRGGAPSCFDRVLASRLGVKAVESILDGKSNYMVGLLNDKIELTPLEQAIKGHSQIDRELLRVSDIMTT; encoded by the coding sequence ATGTCAAAAACAATAAAAAAAATCGGCGTATTGACATCTGGAGGTGATTCTCCGGGAATGAATGCCGCTATCCGTTCGGTCGTTAGAACCTGCGCTTATCATAACATTGAATGTATCGGAATCTACAGAGGATATCAAGGTATGATAGAAGGCGATTTTAAAGAAATGGGACCTCGAAGCGTAAACAATATCATTAATAAAGGAGGAACAATTTTAAAGTCTGCCCGTTCTAAAGAATTCATGACGGAAGAAGGCAGAAAGAAAGCCCACAGCAATTTGTCGGCTGCAGGAGTAGAGGCTTTGGTTGTCATTGGTGGCGACGGAAGCTTTACAGGAGGACTTGTTTTCAATAAAGAATATGGTTTTCCAATAATCGGAATTCCGGGAACTATAGACAATGATATTTTCGGAACAACCCATACATTAGGATATGACACGGCTTTGAATACTGTAGTAGAAGCCATCGATAAAATCAGAGATACAGCGAGTTCCCACAACCGACTTTTCTTTGTAGAGGTGATGGGGCGTGATGCAGGACATATTGCCTTGAATGCAGGTATTGGTGCCGGAGCTGAAGAAATATTAATTCCGGAGGAAGATCTTGGACTGGACCGCCTATTGGAATCGTTGCGTAAAAGCAAACTGTCAGGAAAATCTTCCAGTATTGTAGTTATTGCAGAAGGTGACAAAATAGGCAAAAATGTTTTCGAACTTAAAGACTATGTTGAAGAAAACATGCCTGAATATGATGTTCGCGTATCTGTTTTAGGACACATGCAGCGAGGTGGTGCGCCTTCCTGTTTTGACCGCGTTCTGGCAAGCCGTTTAGGTGTAAAAGCCGTTGAATCGATTCTTGATGGAAAAAGCAACTATATGGTTGGACTTTTGAATGACAAGATTGAATTGACTCCTTTAGAACAGGCTATCAAAGGGCATTCACAAATCGACAGGGAATTGTTGAGAGTATCAGACATTATGACGACTTAA
- a CDS encoding translocation/assembly module TamB domain-containing protein translates to MLLLGIALSLPFVQTKIAHYVTETLNEDYGTDINVDQVAISIFGGVKLKTVLIRDHHKDTLIYANSIKTNILSFKKLKSGDLIFGDIYADRLFFNLKNYKGEEESNINVFVGLFDTGKKSHKPFQLNADNIYLSKSHFKITNENAITKTSVDFTKMDASVRKFKIYGSDITTEIRKLAFQDHRGLYVKDLTGKFSYSKESILLKELTLLTKESNLKGNVVLTYKEGGLADFVNKVHFDVDVDSASISTNDLNHFYGEFGKNKKFNFSTILAGTMNDFFTRNLKLIVDNHSQIIGDINFKNLFNPDKDAFLIRGDFKKLSSDYANLKSILPRILGEKLPSSLEYLGDFDITGNAQITHSDVKADIYLTTSIGELAADLQLYDIDNIDNASYKGNINFEKFNIGRFLRQKDFGPVTLDLEVAGKGFTRKFLDTKVSGKIYSLNFKKYDYKNIEVDGTFKNPLFQGKVVVNDENLKMDFKGLLDLSKSENHYDFHALIDYADLNKLNLVKRDSISLFKGDVTMQITGNSIDNMYGDIFISQTSYQNQKDIYFFDDFTIQSRFDENRVRTIAINSPDIIKGQIVGKYEFRQVPKIIENAIGSLYTNYKPNKVKPGQFLDFNLSVYNKLIEVFLPEVSIGTNTVVSGKMTSDSNQFKMNFDSPEIKAYGNYFDKVSLEIDNQNPLYNAYIEMDSIKTKRYKISNFSTINVKLEDTLFFRTEFKGGNESKDFYNLNVYHTIDEKNNNVVGIKKSEVNIKDYMWFLNENDANDNKIVFDKKFKNFSIENILMTHNNQKIELGGIIRDSTYKDLKLSFREVSLGKLLPEMDSLRIEGKLNGEIDFKQNKAIYQPASTITVDSLNVNEIALGNLSVQIQGNENLNRFSVNSVLENDNVENFIITGDIGILNKQTLFDLDFKFNKFNLGALSPLGGNVISRIRGFATGNANFVGTLKEPQINGRLFLDEVGLKVPYLNVDYEFDERSIVDLTENQFRFNDARMTDTKYKTKGYLTGSIKHQNFKKWVLDLNIQSDRLLALDTKDSDDAMYFGTAFIAGRASIKGPTNGLLITVDAESKQGTSIKIPINSAAGVGNNTFITFLSPKEKYNLEKGIVEKVINNSGLELQFDLKITPEAEIEIIIDRNTGHALKGNGDGTMRLEISTLGKFNMWGDFQVREGEYNFKYGGIIDKKFQVKKGSSISWDGDPLRARLNIDAIYKTQANPAVLQDNASFNRKVPVEVVIGLTGNLMNPDPDFTINFPTVSSVLKSELQVKLDDKDTRVNQALSLLGTGNFLSSENAGTAVYGSLFERASGLFNDLFQDEDGKFTVALDYQMADRTPTAETSSQFGIAITTQINERISIDGKVGVPVGGVNQSVIVGNVEVKYRVNDDGTLNLRVFNRENDINYIGEGIGYTQGLGVSYEVDFDTLKELWYKIFNIKTKEEKENTSTDHMPDSDLSPDFIQWTQDRRKKADTQKTEKQKTEQPKVPDMD, encoded by the coding sequence TTGCTGTTACTCGGCATTGCTCTTTCACTGCCTTTTGTTCAAACCAAAATAGCACATTACGTTACCGAAACCTTAAACGAAGATTATGGAACAGACATTAATGTTGACCAGGTTGCAATCTCCATTTTTGGTGGTGTAAAACTGAAAACGGTACTCATTAGGGACCATCACAAAGATACCCTGATTTATGCCAATTCGATTAAGACCAATATTTTAAGTTTTAAAAAACTGAAATCAGGAGATTTGATTTTTGGAGACATCTATGCAGACAGGCTGTTTTTTAATCTTAAAAACTACAAAGGAGAAGAAGAGTCCAATATCAATGTTTTTGTCGGACTGTTTGATACCGGTAAAAAATCACATAAGCCGTTCCAGCTAAATGCTGATAATATCTATCTGTCTAAGAGCCATTTCAAGATTACAAACGAAAATGCGATTACCAAAACCAGCGTTGATTTTACTAAAATGGATGCCAGTGTACGTAAGTTTAAGATTTACGGAAGCGATATTACCACGGAAATACGAAAGCTGGCCTTTCAAGACCACAGAGGCCTCTATGTTAAAGACCTGACAGGAAAATTCAGCTATTCAAAAGAAAGCATTCTTTTAAAAGAACTGACGCTTCTGACGAAAGAATCCAACCTGAAAGGAAATGTGGTATTGACCTACAAAGAAGGCGGGCTTGCTGATTTTGTCAACAAAGTTCACTTTGATGTAGATGTGGATTCTGCCTCAATTTCCACAAACGACCTGAATCATTTCTACGGTGAATTCGGGAAAAACAAGAAATTTAATTTTTCGACCATCCTGGCCGGGACGATGAATGATTTCTTTACCCGCAATTTAAAGCTGATTGTAGACAACCATTCCCAGATTATTGGAGATATTAATTTCAAAAACCTTTTTAATCCGGATAAAGATGCATTTCTTATTCGTGGAGATTTTAAAAAGCTGTCATCGGATTATGCCAACCTGAAATCGATATTGCCAAGAATATTAGGAGAAAAACTTCCTTCTTCATTAGAATATCTTGGAGATTTTGATATTACGGGTAATGCACAAATCACCCATTCTGATGTAAAAGCAGACATTTACCTGACAACTTCTATTGGAGAGCTTGCGGCAGATTTACAGTTGTATGATATTGATAATATTGACAATGCTTCTTACAAAGGAAATATAAACTTTGAAAAATTCAATATAGGAAGATTTTTGCGACAGAAAGATTTTGGCCCTGTAACATTGGATTTGGAAGTAGCCGGAAAAGGATTCACGCGAAAATTTTTGGATACAAAAGTGAGCGGGAAAATTTATAGCCTGAATTTTAAAAAATACGATTATAAAAATATAGAAGTTGACGGAACGTTTAAAAATCCGTTGTTTCAGGGAAAGGTTGTCGTAAATGATGAAAACCTGAAAATGGATTTCAAAGGATTGCTTGATTTGAGCAAATCGGAAAACCATTATGATTTCCATGCCCTGATTGATTATGCGGATTTAAACAAACTCAATCTTGTAAAAAGAGATTCCATTTCACTTTTTAAGGGCGATGTAACCATGCAGATTACCGGAAACAGTATCGATAATATGTACGGTGACATTTTTATTTCACAGACTTCTTACCAAAACCAAAAAGACATCTATTTCTTCGATGATTTTACAATCCAGTCCCGTTTTGACGAAAACAGGGTTCGTACAATTGCAATTAATTCGCCTGATATTATTAAAGGACAGATTGTAGGGAAATATGAATTCAGACAGGTACCTAAAATTATTGAAAATGCAATAGGTAGCCTGTATACCAATTACAAACCCAATAAGGTAAAACCCGGACAGTTTTTAGATTTTAATCTTTCCGTTTACAATAAACTGATTGAAGTTTTCCTGCCGGAAGTATCTATTGGGACAAATACTGTGGTTTCAGGAAAAATGACTTCCGACTCGAATCAGTTTAAGATGAATTTCGATTCGCCTGAGATTAAGGCTTACGGAAATTATTTTGATAAGGTTTCTTTGGAAATAGACAACCAGAACCCGCTGTATAATGCCTATATCGAAATGGACAGCATTAAGACCAAGCGTTATAAAATTTCAAATTTCAGTACGATTAACGTTAAGCTTGAAGACACGCTCTTTTTCAGAACCGAATTTAAAGGCGGAAATGAAAGTAAAGACTTTTACAACCTGAACGTTTACCACACGATTGACGAAAAGAATAACAACGTTGTCGGTATTAAGAAGTCTGAAGTCAATATCAAGGACTATATGTGGTTCCTGAATGAAAATGATGCCAACGACAACAAAATTGTTTTTGATAAGAAGTTTAAGAATTTCTCTATCGAAAACATTTTGATGACGCATAACAACCAAAAGATTGAGTTGGGAGGCATTATTCGCGATAGTACTTACAAGGATTTGAAGTTAAGCTTCAGGGAAGTAAGCCTTGGCAAATTATTGCCCGAAATGGATAGCCTGCGTATTGAAGGAAAACTAAACGGTGAAATTGATTTTAAACAGAACAAGGCAATCTATCAACCGGCTTCAACGATTACAGTCGATAGTCTGAACGTGAACGAGATTGCTTTGGGTAATCTTTCGGTTCAGATTCAGGGAAATGAAAACCTGAACAGGTTTAGCGTAAACTCCGTATTGGAAAATGATAATGTTGAGAACTTCATAATCACGGGAGATATAGGCATATTGAACAAGCAGACGCTTTTTGATCTGGACTTCAAATTCAACAAATTCAATCTTGGTGCGTTGAGTCCGTTGGGCGGTAATGTCATTTCGAGGATTCGCGGATTTGCTACGGGTAATGCCAATTTTGTCGGGACACTAAAAGAACCGCAAATTAACGGAAGGCTTTTCCTGGATGAAGTTGGGCTCAAAGTACCTTATCTGAATGTCGATTATGAATTTGACGAACGTTCCATTGTTGATTTAACGGAGAACCAATTCCGCTTTAATGATGCAAGGATGACCGATACCAAATACAAAACAAAAGGATATCTGACTGGAAGCATCAAGCATCAAAATTTCAAAAAGTGGGTACTCGACCTTAACATACAATCTGACCGATTATTGGCACTGGACACCAAAGATTCTGATGATGCCATGTATTTTGGTACTGCTTTTATTGCCGGACGGGCTTCTATAAAAGGACCTACCAATGGATTGTTGATTACGGTGGATGCGGAATCCAAACAAGGAACCAGTATTAAGATTCCTATAAATTCGGCAGCAGGAGTAGGGAACAATACTTTTATCACATTCCTGAGCCCGAAAGAAAAATACAATCTGGAAAAAGGTATAGTTGAAAAGGTTATAAACAATTCAGGACTGGAATTGCAGTTTGATTTAAAAATCACACCCGAAGCAGAAATAGAAATTATTATTGATAGAAATACCGGACATGCCCTGAAAGGGAATGGTGACGGTACGATGCGACTTGAAATCAGTACTCTGGGTAAATTCAATATGTGGGGTGACTTCCAGGTTAGGGAAGGAGAATACAATTTCAAATACGGAGGAATTATTGATAAGAAATTCCAGGTAAAAAAGGGAAGTTCTATTTCATGGGATGGTGACCCTTTACGAGCCCGTCTGAACATTGATGCCATTTACAAAACCCAGGCCAATCCGGCTGTTTTGCAGGATAATGCCTCCTTTAACCGAAAAGTTCCGGTTGAAGTAGTAATCGGATTGACCGGAAACCTGATGAATCCTGACCCTGACTTTACGATTAATTTCCCTACGGTAAGTTCTGTATTGAAATCGGAATTGCAGGTAAAATTGGATGATAAGGATACCCGTGTCAACCAGGCACTTTCGCTTTTGGGTACAGGAAACTTCCTGAGTTCGGAAAACGCAGGAACGGCAGTATACGGAAGCTTGTTTGAAAGAGCCAGCGGTTTGTTTAACGATTTGTTCCAGGATGAAGACGGTAAATTTACCGTTGCTTTGGATTATCAGATGGCAGACCGTACGCCAACAGCAGAAACCAGCAGCCAGTTCGGGATTGCCATAACCACACAAATTAACGAAAGGATTTCTATTGACGGAAAAGTGGGTGTGCCTGTGGGTGGTGTGAACCAATCCGTAATTGTGGGTAATGTAGAAGTGAAATACAGGGTAAATGATGACGGAACTCTAAATTTAAGAGTATTTAACCGTGAAAATGACATTAACTATATAGGAGAAGGAATTGGCTATACCCAAGGACTTGGGGTTTCCTATGAAGTCGATTTTGATACTCTGAAAGAATTATGGTATAAGATTTTCAATATCAAAACCAAAGAAGAAAAAGAAAATACTTCAACAGACCATATGCCGGATTCGGACCTTTCGCCTGATTTTATCCAATGGACACAGGACCGAAGAAAGAAAGCCGATACGCAAAAGACTGAAAAACAAAAAACGGAACAGCCAAAAGTTCCGGATATGGATTAA